In a single window of the Alosa sapidissima isolate fAloSap1 chromosome 18, fAloSap1.pri, whole genome shotgun sequence genome:
- the wu:fd46g04 gene encoding endonuclease domain-containing 1 protein: protein MEAISIKTSCLVPLVILPILSLARVTTFDQCNQFFLNGLSPTVLTDPSNSDRYQQICQCLLDQNGSPQYFYATLYDTQNKIPIYSAYNLSHINLNREDRWYVEPQIDGGQFECMGGQNQIPIANRGQKQALNRDYDGSGYDKGHLFPVFHTSTKDAMLATSTLTNAAPQDPTFNRGRWRVHEEELVELAKDCLRAFTVTGVVPGNSHIGDGVRVAKHYWSALCCLKKEGHLSRAFIGPDNNGQVQGLSVKDLETRLSGSDHFNTVFTVFRGGC, encoded by the exons ATGGAAGCCATTAGCATCAAGACCTCCTGTCTAGTCCCTCTGGTCATtcttcccattctctctctggcCAGAGTGACCACATTTGACCAGTGCAACCAGTTCTTTCTGAATGGATTGAGCCCCACTGTCCTGACGGATCCCAGCAACAGCGATCGCTACCAGCAGATATGCCAGTGCCTCCTCGACCAGAACGGGAGTCCACAGTACTTCTACGCCACCCTGTATGACACTCAGAACAAGATACCCATCTATTCAGCGTATAATCTCAGCCACATCAATTTGAACAGGGAGGATCGCTGGTATGTTGAGCCACAG ATTGACGGTGGCCAGTTTGAGTGCATGGGAGGGCAAAACCAGATCCCCATAGCCAACCGTGGGCAGAAGCAGGCTCTGAACAGAGACTATGATGGCTCTGGCTATGACAAAGGCCACCTGTTCCCGGTGTTCCACACGTCCACCAAAGACGCCATGCTGGCAACCTCCACCCTGACCAACGCCGCCCCACAGGACCCCACCTTTAACAGGGGCAGGTGGAGGGTCCACGAGGAAGAGCTGGTGGAGCTGGCTAAGGACTGCCTTCGAGCCTTCACAGTCACTGGAGTCGTGCCTGGGAACAGCCACATCGGGGATGGAGTGAGGGTGGCCAAGCACTACTGGAGCGCCCTCTGCTGTCTGAAAAAGGAAGGGCATCTCTCTCGAGCGTTCATAGGACCAGATAATAACGGGCAGGTTCAGGGATTAAGTGTGAAGGACTTGGAAACACGGCTGAGTGGATCAGACCATTTCAACACTGTATTTACTGTGTTCAGGGGTGGATGTTGA